A stretch of Aphelocoma coerulescens isolate FSJ_1873_10779 chromosome 1A, UR_Acoe_1.0, whole genome shotgun sequence DNA encodes these proteins:
- the LOC138104804 gene encoding zinc finger CCHC domain-containing protein 10-like, which yields MRKPGLLRRKMRRCGRMETAATKGCGRHRSRSKSVTSSSSSSSDSSASDSSSGSQDSSTSSEDSDSEDSSSPSSSSSSSDFDSHPSSSSSSSSDSSSEDEPPKKKK from the exons atgaggaagccaggcctgctgaggaggaagatgaggaggtgtGGGAGGATGGAGACAGCGGCCACCAAAGGCTGCGGAAGGCACAGATCCAG GTCCAAAAGTGTGAccagttccagcagcagcagcagcgacaGCTCAGCCAGCGACTCCTCCTCTGGCAGCCAGGACTCCTCTACCTCCTCCGAGGACAGTGACAGTGAGGAcagctcctccccctcctccagcagctcttcctCCGACTTCGACTCGCATCcgagctcctccagcagcagcagcagcgacaGCAGCTCTGAGGATGAGCCcccaaagaagaagaaatag